In the Malaya genurostris strain Urasoe2022 chromosome 1, Malgen_1.1, whole genome shotgun sequence genome, one interval contains:
- the LOC131440152 gene encoding uncharacterized protein LOC131440152 produces MKKNTQNHSLLSWEYALIGTEETVYRENFEFNLQKSRIDSIVNELYENLELFFQVHSGIQLSSDDLKLDFETKILHLLNFGIDYAIQYLKEIQIDNQFQHYEISEKYLPVLEAVQTLYQLVPTKDEILLPYYHQRTETEKRQWIAGILINKAKVRSLQGSISFTQNAIDKTKLELFVQNERSPREIQDIIEQSELRLMELKLTGDREFIQLQENTSNIVLDLEQHKEYRDLIDTHSQKRRKITKLTVQLQLWIKQYDKFVGEPMKDLLALETELEEFPEWKAKIYDPQEERLNQLMFNVDLFEAELTEELIENFRIEHAARIIQRGWRRVLAKKRAKKKGRKGKSKRKGKKKSAIP; encoded by the exons atgaaaaaaaatactcaaaatcaTTCTCTTCTATCGTGGGAGTACGCTTTGATTGGAACCGAAGAAACCGTTTACCGAgaaaattttgaattcaatcTACAGAAAAGTCGTATTGATTCTATCGTCAATGAGCTATATGAAAATTTGGAGTTATTTTTTCAAGTGCACAGTGGAATTCAACTTTCATCGGATGACTTAAAACTCGATTTCGAAACTAAAATTTTGCACTTGTTAAATTTCGGAATTGATTATGCGATACAATATTTAAAGGAAATACAAATAGACAATCAATTTCAACACTATGAA ATTTCCGAGAAATATTTACCTGTATTGGAAGCCGTTCAAACCCTTTATCAGTTGGTGCCTACCAAGGATGAAATTTTACTTCCTTACTATCACCAACGCACTGAAACTGAGAAACGTCAGTGGATAGCGGGCATTTTGATTAACAAAGCAAAAGTTCGATCTCTTCAAGGATCTATAAGCTTCACCCAGAATGCAATCGATAAAACTAAGCTGGAGTTGTTTGTGCAGAACGAAAGAAGTCCACGTGAAATCCAGGATATCATTGAGCAGTCAGAACTGAGATTAATGGAACTAAAGTTGACTGGCGATCGCGAATTCATCCAGTTGCAAGAAAACACTTCAAATATTGTCCTCGACTTGGAACAACATAAAGAGTACCGTGACTTGATTGATACTCACAGTCAAAAACGAAGAAAGATCACTAAGTTAACAGTTCAGCTACAATTGTGGATAAAGCAATACGACAAGTTTGTAGGGGAACCGATGAAAGATTTACTTGCATTAGAAACGGAACTGGAAGAATTTCCCGAATGGAAGGCAAAGATATACGATCCCCAGGAAGAACGATTAAATCAACTTATGTTTAACGTGGATCTTTTTGAGGCAGAACTTACTGAAgaattgattgaaaatttccgaaTCGAACATGCGGCCAGAATAATACAAAGGGGATGGCGAAGGGTACTTGCTAAGAAACGTGCAAAGAAAAAAGGTAGAAAGGGTAAAAGTAAAAGAAAAGGGAAGAAAAAAAGCGCAATTCCATAA